One segment of Panicum virgatum strain AP13 chromosome 1K, P.virgatum_v5, whole genome shotgun sequence DNA contains the following:
- the LOC120650295 gene encoding uncharacterized protein LOC120650295, producing MEWTTVETGDGAKLSVRVFKPPASGEEPEAAGGVAVVMVHPYTILGGVQGLLRGMAEGVARRGYTAVTFDMRGAGRSTGRASLTGSTEVGDVAAVCRWVAENIKPRGILLVGSSAGAPIAGSAVDKVDEVIGYVSIGYPFGLMASVLFGRHHEAILKSQKPKLFIMGTKDGFTSVKQLQNKLKSAAGRVDTHLIEGAGHFQMEGPAFDAQMVDLIVKFIDSLPK from the exons ATGGAGTGGACGACGGTGGAGACGGGGGACGGCGCGAAGCTGAGCGTGCGGGTCTTCAAGCCGCCCGCGTCGGGGGAGGAGCCCGAGGCGGCGGGGGGCGTGGCCGTGGTGATGGTGCACCCCTACACCATCCTCGGCGGCGTGCAGGGCCTGCTGCGGGGGATGGCGGAGGGCGTCGCGCGGCGGGGGTACACCGCCGTCACCTTCGACATGCGCGGGGCCGGGCGGTCCACGGGGCGGGCCTCGCTCACGGGCTCCACCGAGGTCGGGGACGTCGCCGCCGTCTGCCGGTGGGTCGCCGAGAACATCAAGCCGCGTGGCATCCTCCTCGTCGGATCCTCCGCTG GGGCACCAATTGCAGGGTCTGCAGTTGATAAGGTTGACGAGGTGATTGGTTATGTTAGTATCGGGTACCCATTTGGTCTTATGGCCTCAGTTCTATTCGGCAGGCATCATGAAGCTATACTCAAGTCTCAAAAGCCAAAGCTATTCATCATGGGAACCAAAGACGGCTTCACAAGCGTGAAACAATTGCAAAACAAGCTCAAATCTGCAGCTGGACGGGTTGATACACACTTGATTGAAGGAGCTGGGCACTTCCAAATGGAGGGCCCTGCTTTCGATGCCCAGATGGTAGATCTTATTGTTAAATTCATTGATTCCTTGCCAAAATAG
- the LOC120650264 gene encoding uncharacterized protein LOC120650264: MVRTTRCFRGDRPALTGLRLRRIDCFLRRHRLFDAAHELERQTGAFFDAAHFRRLLSAQRWADASSYALGFITAGHCSREADTLIFRVLIVRVMDDLAGGRLHAVDALFRRLYTSLDAHPGHHLRRILLSMRSDRARASRLYHHIRPLAVEVILNLAAKCPELKAKARLPRCTVDPAYIMSFDPGSWGYKVHNKNKVGHIPAHVLARSFMLKRPSSISHDMNHPVEEDVDCERGDASLPGMICDDHTHGHPPDEPR; the protein is encoded by the exons ATGGTGAGGACGACGAGGTGTTTCCGCGGCGATCGTCCCGCCTTGACggggctccgcctccgccgcatcgaCTGCTTCCTCAGGCGTCACCGCCTATTCGACGCCGCCCACGA GCTGGAGAGGCAGACGGGCGCCTTCTTCGACGCCGCGCACTTCCGCCGCCTGCTTAGTGCCCAACGCTGGGCCGATGCCTCGTCCTACGCGCTCGGCTTCATCACTGCCGGGCACTGCAGCCGCGAGGCCGACACGCTCATCTTCCGCGTCCTCATCGTCCGCGTCATGGACGACCTAGCCGGTGGTCGGCTCCACGCCGTCGATGCTCTTTTCCGGCGCCTCTACACCTCCCTCGACGCCCACCCCGGTCACCACCTCCGCAGGATCCTGCTCTCCATGCGTTCCGACCGAGCCAG GGCCTCCAGGCTCTATCATCACATCAGGCCCTTGGCAGTTGAGGTCATTTTAAACTTGGCAGCCAAGTGTCCTGAACTCAAAGCCAAGGCACGGTTACCACGATGCACCGTCGATCCTGCTTACATCATGTCGTTTGATCCAGG GTCGTGGGGATACAAGGTGCATAACAAGAATAAAGTTGGTCACATTCCAGCACATGTCCTCGCCCGTTCCTTCATGCTGAAGAG GCCTTCTTCGATCAGTCACGACATGAACCATCCAG TGGAGGAAGACGTGGATTGCGAGCGCGGCGATGCCAGCCTGCCAGGGATGATTTGCGACGATCACACACACGGCCATCCACCGGATGAGCCACGGTGA